A genomic window from Salvia splendens isolate huo1 chromosome 11, SspV2, whole genome shotgun sequence includes:
- the LOC121755642 gene encoding golgin candidate 6-like isoform X1 — MDFVSKYQGVVGRVFGNDNSTSDDDSYVERLLDRISNGTLADDRRNAMAELQSIVAESYAAQLAFGAMGFPVLLSVLKEERDDVEMLRAAIETLVSAVSPTQHPKLSKNEVQPALMNSDLLSREVENISLLLSLLSEEDFYIRYYTLQLLTALLTKSPTRLQEAILTIPRGITRLVDMLMDREVIRNEALLLLTYLTREAEEIQKILVFEGAFEKIFSIIIEEGGSEGGVVVQDCLELLNNLLRNNTSNQVLLRETIGFDPLVSILKLRGTTYKFTQQKTINLLSVLDTITLLVNADLQTDTGRDSNGLTNRTVLVQKKVLDYLLMLGVESQWAPVALRCMALRCIADLVIDHAKNRDVLASKLLGEEPQVEPALNSILRIILRASSTQEFVAADYVLKNFCEKNPDGQSMLVSSLHPQSSSTVRSPFEEDVNASFGSMLLHGLTSSESDDDVEICCRAASVLSHLLKDNIQCKETVLQVELEAPTRSLGGAEPLMHRLVKYLALVSSKKSEDGKASTFGSVYSYPVILKLLIIWLFDCPPAVECFLNSHPHLTYLLELTSDQTATVCVRGLAAVLLGECISYNKTIDNGKNAFSIVDAVSQKIGLTSYFSKFNEMQNSSLFTSAKPSLTRKPLSRSNAASMSEIENVEEDDSIDPNSDDYSMLAMVFDSQFVDFVKRLDAKIREQIVEIYSHPKTQVAVVPAELEQKSGEIDEEYIQRLKRFVEKQCLEIQELLSRNATLAEDLARVGGSEPSQLERKVSAGSERVQVETLRRDLHETSQRLEALKAEKSRIEAEASMHQSAASKMESDLKSLSAAYNSLEEVNFQLEREVKALKSGGSVPASADIEAIKAEAREEAQRESEAELNDLLVCLGQEQSKVEKLSARLSELGVDAAALLDGIGEDMGLDGDDDDEEEDEED, encoded by the exons ATGGATTTTGTATCGAAGTATCAG GGTGTGGTGGGGCGCGTTTTTGGGAATGATAATTCGACTTCGGATGATGACAG CTATGTGGAGCGCTTGCTTGATCGCATTAGCAATGGCACACTAGCTGACGACAGGAGGAATGCTATGGCTGAACTTCAGTCTATTGTGGCAGAAAGTTATGCTGCACAATTAGCTTTTGGTGCAATGG GCTTTCCGGTACTGTTGAGTGTCTTAAAGGAGGAGCGTGATGATGTAGAAATG TTACGGGCGGCTATCGAAACTCTTGTAAGTGCTGTAAGTCCTACTCAGCATCCAAAATTGTCGAAGAATGAGGTTCAGCCAGCTTTGATGAACAGTGACCTACTTTCTAGGGAAGTAGAAAACATCTCTCTTCTACTGTCTCTTCTG TCTGAGGAGGATTTCTATATACGATATTACACATTGCAGTTGTTGACAGCGCTTCTAACAAAGTCTCCAACTag GCTGCAGGAAGCTATTCTAACCATTCCCCGTGGTATAACAAGGCTTGTGGATATGCTCATGGATCGTGAG GTTATACGCAATGAGGCTTTGCTGCTTCTAACATACTTGACCCGTGAGGCTGAG GAGATTCAAAAGATTCTGGTCTTTGAAGGCGCTTTTGAGAAGATATTTAGTATCATAATTGAGGAAGGTGGTTCTGAAGGAGGGGTTGTAGTACAG GACTGTCTGGAACTGTTAAACAATCTTCTTCGAAATAACACCTCAAATCAG GTATTGCTTAGGGAGACAATTGGCTTTGATCCACTGGTATCAATCTTGAAGCTCAGAGGTACCACGTATAAGTTCACACAGCAAAAG ACTATCAATCTACTCAGTGTATTGGATACGATAACTTTGTTGGTAAATGCTGATCTACAAACTGATACTGGAAGAGACTCCAACGGGTTGACAAATAGGACTGTCTTGGTGCAG AAAAAAGTGTTGGACTATCTTTTGATGCTTGGCGTAGAGAGTCAATGGGCTCCTGTTGCTCTTCGTTGTATG GCACTCAGATGCATTGCAGATCTGGTGATTGATCATGCAAAAAATCGTGATGTCCTTGCAAGTAAATTACTTGGAGAGGAGCCACAAGTTGAGCCTGCATTAAATTCTATCCTTAGAATTATCTTGCGTGCTTCTAGCACACAAGAGTTCGTTGCAGCTGACTATGTTCTTAAGAACTTCTGTGAG AAAAATCCTGATGGCCAATCAATGCTTGTTTCAAGCTTACATCCTCAATCAAGCTCAACAGTTCGTTCTCCCTTTGAGGAGGATGTTAATGCATCATTCGggag CATGCTACTGCATGGCCTGACATCTAGTGAAAGTGATGATGACGTTGAG ATTTGCTGCAGAGCTGCAAGTGTCCTATCTCATCTTTTGAAGGATAATATCCAGTGCAAGGAGACG GTTCTTCAAGTTGAACTTGAAGCTCCTACGCGATCATTGGGAGGTGCGGAGCCTTTGATGCACCGTTTGGTGAAGTACCTGGCACTTGTGTCGTCCAAGAAAAGTGAAGATGGAAAAGCTAGCACATTTGGATCTGTGTATAGTTATCCAGTTATCTTGAAATTGCTAATTATTTGGCTCTTCGACTGTCCACCTGCTGTTGAGTGCTTCCTCAATTCACATCCCCATCTAACATATCTGTTGGAGTTAACGTCCGATCAAACTGCGACTGTATGTGTAAGAGGATTGGCTGCTGTACTCTTAGGAGAGTGTATATCATACAATAAAACGATTGACAATGGAAAGAATGCTTTTAGCATTGTAGATGCCGTAAGTCAAAAAATCGGTCTCACATCATACTTTTCCAAGTTCAATGAAATGCAGAACAGCTCGCTTTTCACATCTGCAAAACCATCTCTGACTCGCAAGCCATTGAGTAGGTCAAATGCTGCTAGCATGTCTGAGATTgagaatgttgaagaagatgacaGCATTGATCCTAACAGTGATGACTATTCGATGCTTGCAATGGTCTTTGATTCACAGTTTGTTGACTTTGTGAAGAGATTAGATGCTAAGATCAGAGAGCAAATTGTGGAAATATATAGTCACCCAAAGACCCAAGTTGCTGTGGTACCAGCAGAACTTGAACAGAAATCTGGGGAAATTGACGAGGAGTATATCCAACGTCTAAAAAGATTTGTGGAGAAGCAATGCCTTGAAATACAG GAACTTTTGAGTCGGAATGCTACTCTGGCTGAGGACCTGGCAAGAGTGGGGGGGAGTGAACCGTCCCAACTCGAACGTAAAGTTAGTGCTGGTTCAGAAAGAGTTCAAGTTGAAACTCTGCGTCGTGATCTTCATGAGACATCCCAAAGATTAGAAGCCCTCAAAGCAGAGAAAAGCAGAATTGAAGCTGAAGCATCAATGCACCAAAGTGCCGCGAGTAAAATGGAATCTGATCTAAAAAGTTTGTCTGCCGCATATAATAGCCTTGAAGAGGTTAATTTTCAACTAGAACGTGAAGTCAAAGCATTGAAGAGTGGTGGATCAGTCCCTGCCTCTGCTGACATCGAGGCTATAAAAGCTGAAGCAAGGGAAGAAGCCCAGAGGGAGAGCGAAGCTGAATTGAATGACTTGCTGGTCTGTCTTGGGCAAGAGCAGAGCAAGGTGGAGAAGCTTAGCGCGAGGCTGTCGGAGTTGGGGGTTGATGCCGCTGCATTGCTGGACGGCATCGGAGAAGATATGGGACTTGATGGAGACGATgatgacgaggaggaggatgaaGAAGACTGA
- the LOC121755642 gene encoding golgin candidate 6-like isoform X2, with protein MLRAAIETLVSAVSPTQHPKLSKNEVQPALMNSDLLSREVENISLLLSLLSEEDFYIRYYTLQLLTALLTKSPTRLQEAILTIPRGITRLVDMLMDREVIRNEALLLLTYLTREAEEIQKILVFEGAFEKIFSIIIEEGGSEGGVVVQDCLELLNNLLRNNTSNQVLLRETIGFDPLVSILKLRGTTYKFTQQKTINLLSVLDTITLLVNADLQTDTGRDSNGLTNRTVLVQKKVLDYLLMLGVESQWAPVALRCMALRCIADLVIDHAKNRDVLASKLLGEEPQVEPALNSILRIILRASSTQEFVAADYVLKNFCEKNPDGQSMLVSSLHPQSSSTVRSPFEEDVNASFGSMLLHGLTSSESDDDVEICCRAASVLSHLLKDNIQCKETVLQVELEAPTRSLGGAEPLMHRLVKYLALVSSKKSEDGKASTFGSVYSYPVILKLLIIWLFDCPPAVECFLNSHPHLTYLLELTSDQTATVCVRGLAAVLLGECISYNKTIDNGKNAFSIVDAVSQKIGLTSYFSKFNEMQNSSLFTSAKPSLTRKPLSRSNAASMSEIENVEEDDSIDPNSDDYSMLAMVFDSQFVDFVKRLDAKIREQIVEIYSHPKTQVAVVPAELEQKSGEIDEEYIQRLKRFVEKQCLEIQELLSRNATLAEDLARVGGSEPSQLERKVSAGSERVQVETLRRDLHETSQRLEALKAEKSRIEAEASMHQSAASKMESDLKSLSAAYNSLEEVNFQLEREVKALKSGGSVPASADIEAIKAEAREEAQRESEAELNDLLVCLGQEQSKVEKLSARLSELGVDAAALLDGIGEDMGLDGDDDDEEEDEED; from the exons ATG TTACGGGCGGCTATCGAAACTCTTGTAAGTGCTGTAAGTCCTACTCAGCATCCAAAATTGTCGAAGAATGAGGTTCAGCCAGCTTTGATGAACAGTGACCTACTTTCTAGGGAAGTAGAAAACATCTCTCTTCTACTGTCTCTTCTG TCTGAGGAGGATTTCTATATACGATATTACACATTGCAGTTGTTGACAGCGCTTCTAACAAAGTCTCCAACTag GCTGCAGGAAGCTATTCTAACCATTCCCCGTGGTATAACAAGGCTTGTGGATATGCTCATGGATCGTGAG GTTATACGCAATGAGGCTTTGCTGCTTCTAACATACTTGACCCGTGAGGCTGAG GAGATTCAAAAGATTCTGGTCTTTGAAGGCGCTTTTGAGAAGATATTTAGTATCATAATTGAGGAAGGTGGTTCTGAAGGAGGGGTTGTAGTACAG GACTGTCTGGAACTGTTAAACAATCTTCTTCGAAATAACACCTCAAATCAG GTATTGCTTAGGGAGACAATTGGCTTTGATCCACTGGTATCAATCTTGAAGCTCAGAGGTACCACGTATAAGTTCACACAGCAAAAG ACTATCAATCTACTCAGTGTATTGGATACGATAACTTTGTTGGTAAATGCTGATCTACAAACTGATACTGGAAGAGACTCCAACGGGTTGACAAATAGGACTGTCTTGGTGCAG AAAAAAGTGTTGGACTATCTTTTGATGCTTGGCGTAGAGAGTCAATGGGCTCCTGTTGCTCTTCGTTGTATG GCACTCAGATGCATTGCAGATCTGGTGATTGATCATGCAAAAAATCGTGATGTCCTTGCAAGTAAATTACTTGGAGAGGAGCCACAAGTTGAGCCTGCATTAAATTCTATCCTTAGAATTATCTTGCGTGCTTCTAGCACACAAGAGTTCGTTGCAGCTGACTATGTTCTTAAGAACTTCTGTGAG AAAAATCCTGATGGCCAATCAATGCTTGTTTCAAGCTTACATCCTCAATCAAGCTCAACAGTTCGTTCTCCCTTTGAGGAGGATGTTAATGCATCATTCGggag CATGCTACTGCATGGCCTGACATCTAGTGAAAGTGATGATGACGTTGAG ATTTGCTGCAGAGCTGCAAGTGTCCTATCTCATCTTTTGAAGGATAATATCCAGTGCAAGGAGACG GTTCTTCAAGTTGAACTTGAAGCTCCTACGCGATCATTGGGAGGTGCGGAGCCTTTGATGCACCGTTTGGTGAAGTACCTGGCACTTGTGTCGTCCAAGAAAAGTGAAGATGGAAAAGCTAGCACATTTGGATCTGTGTATAGTTATCCAGTTATCTTGAAATTGCTAATTATTTGGCTCTTCGACTGTCCACCTGCTGTTGAGTGCTTCCTCAATTCACATCCCCATCTAACATATCTGTTGGAGTTAACGTCCGATCAAACTGCGACTGTATGTGTAAGAGGATTGGCTGCTGTACTCTTAGGAGAGTGTATATCATACAATAAAACGATTGACAATGGAAAGAATGCTTTTAGCATTGTAGATGCCGTAAGTCAAAAAATCGGTCTCACATCATACTTTTCCAAGTTCAATGAAATGCAGAACAGCTCGCTTTTCACATCTGCAAAACCATCTCTGACTCGCAAGCCATTGAGTAGGTCAAATGCTGCTAGCATGTCTGAGATTgagaatgttgaagaagatgacaGCATTGATCCTAACAGTGATGACTATTCGATGCTTGCAATGGTCTTTGATTCACAGTTTGTTGACTTTGTGAAGAGATTAGATGCTAAGATCAGAGAGCAAATTGTGGAAATATATAGTCACCCAAAGACCCAAGTTGCTGTGGTACCAGCAGAACTTGAACAGAAATCTGGGGAAATTGACGAGGAGTATATCCAACGTCTAAAAAGATTTGTGGAGAAGCAATGCCTTGAAATACAG GAACTTTTGAGTCGGAATGCTACTCTGGCTGAGGACCTGGCAAGAGTGGGGGGGAGTGAACCGTCCCAACTCGAACGTAAAGTTAGTGCTGGTTCAGAAAGAGTTCAAGTTGAAACTCTGCGTCGTGATCTTCATGAGACATCCCAAAGATTAGAAGCCCTCAAAGCAGAGAAAAGCAGAATTGAAGCTGAAGCATCAATGCACCAAAGTGCCGCGAGTAAAATGGAATCTGATCTAAAAAGTTTGTCTGCCGCATATAATAGCCTTGAAGAGGTTAATTTTCAACTAGAACGTGAAGTCAAAGCATTGAAGAGTGGTGGATCAGTCCCTGCCTCTGCTGACATCGAGGCTATAAAAGCTGAAGCAAGGGAAGAAGCCCAGAGGGAGAGCGAAGCTGAATTGAATGACTTGCTGGTCTGTCTTGGGCAAGAGCAGAGCAAGGTGGAGAAGCTTAGCGCGAGGCTGTCGGAGTTGGGGGTTGATGCCGCTGCATTGCTGGACGGCATCGGAGAAGATATGGGACTTGATGGAGACGATgatgacgaggaggaggatgaaGAAGACTGA
- the LOC121754971 gene encoding uncharacterized protein LOC121754971 isoform X1, with translation MASAIGFNTSISVQFIPTKGTSNHFICNIPLRKSSPVQPLKPTRRKPYDLFVVPTSSPTSDTSSLSPAARTIMEFYSSINQKNLTKLEALIADDCCFRDYFFAKPFQGKKEVMHFLEQLTTCMGDHRNMRFNVELVCEGNDYTVAFNWHLDWKKMEVPFTRGSSCFSLLVNDDKLLIKKAQVLIESPIKLGVVALAIFKSVTSIFDAFPAATEWFLKSPHTMFRVLIKAYSIGIHPVISPFLAWYINLTACILTTTLNILHYIAKIFHK, from the exons ATGGCATCTGCCATAGGATTCAACACTTCCATTTCTGTGCAGTTTATACCAACAAAAGGAACATCAAACCATTTCATTTGTAACATCCCACTGAGAAAATCAAGCCCAGTTCAACCACTTAAGCCTACAAGGAGAAAGCCATATGACCTATTTGTGGTTCCAACAAGCAGTCCTACCTCCGACACTAGTTCACTTTCTCCTGCAGCTCGAACAATTATGGAGTTCTACTCTTCCATTAATCAAAAGAACTTGACGAAACTGGAAGCGTTGATAGCTGATGATTGTTGCTTCCGGGACTATTTTTTCGCTAAACCGTTCCAAGGGAAAAAG GAAGTGATGCATTTCCTCGAACAGCTTACCACTTGCATGGGTGATCACAGAAACATGAGATTTAACGTGGAGCTCGTATGCGAAGGGAACGACTATACAGTTGCTTTCAATTGGCACTTGG ACTGGAAAAAGATGGAGGTCCCTTTTACTAGAGGAAGCAGCTGTTTCTCACTATTAGTGAATGATGATAAACTACTTATCAA GAAAGCTCAAGTTCTCATTGAATCACCTATCAAACTAGGAGTTGTGGCACTG GCTATATTCAAGAGTGTGACTTCAATATTCGATGCATTTCCAGCAGCTACAGAAT GGTTCTTAAAGAGTCCGCATACTATGTTTCGCGTACTAATAAAGGCTTACAGCATCGGCATACATCCCGTGATAAGCCCATTCCTTGCCTGGTACATCAATCTCACAGCTTGCATTCTAACCACTACTCTCAATATTCTTCATTACATAGCCAAGATTTTTCACAAATAA
- the LOC121754971 gene encoding uncharacterized protein LOC121754971 isoform X2: MASAIGFNTSISVQFIPTKGTSNHFICNIPLRKSSPVQPLKPTRRKPYDLFVVPTSSPTSDTSSLSPAARTIMEFYSSINQKNLTKLEALIADDCCFRDYFFAKPFQGKKEVMHFLEQLTTCMGDHRNMRFNVELVCEGNDYTVAFNWHLDWKKMEVPFTRGSSCFSLLVNDDKLLIKKAQVLIESPIKLGVVALRCTCDD, encoded by the exons ATGGCATCTGCCATAGGATTCAACACTTCCATTTCTGTGCAGTTTATACCAACAAAAGGAACATCAAACCATTTCATTTGTAACATCCCACTGAGAAAATCAAGCCCAGTTCAACCACTTAAGCCTACAAGGAGAAAGCCATATGACCTATTTGTGGTTCCAACAAGCAGTCCTACCTCCGACACTAGTTCACTTTCTCCTGCAGCTCGAACAATTATGGAGTTCTACTCTTCCATTAATCAAAAGAACTTGACGAAACTGGAAGCGTTGATAGCTGATGATTGTTGCTTCCGGGACTATTTTTTCGCTAAACCGTTCCAAGGGAAAAAG GAAGTGATGCATTTCCTCGAACAGCTTACCACTTGCATGGGTGATCACAGAAACATGAGATTTAACGTGGAGCTCGTATGCGAAGGGAACGACTATACAGTTGCTTTCAATTGGCACTTGG ACTGGAAAAAGATGGAGGTCCCTTTTACTAGAGGAAGCAGCTGTTTCTCACTATTAGTGAATGATGATAAACTACTTATCAA GAAAGCTCAAGTTCTCATTGAATCACCTATCAAACTAGGAGTTGTGGCACTG AGGTGTACATGTGACGATTGA
- the LOC121755975 gene encoding putative RING-H2 finger protein ATL21B, whose translation MAKATQLLLTIIFITIIISLFTNQAAAQSAGPCKPDSCHPTRGPTIRFPFRLARQPVRCGYPGFTLRCNARNQTILTLPRAGDFIVQHIDYQSSAIYVGDPGFCLPGRALNFSVSGSPYDATFLNRFGILNCSGRLEDSAGAGGYYIVLPCVSTENSTVVVVADDFPADMAPPSCRRAGNVTVPPWTFSEFYWRPIGPEEVFELRWSRPACGRCETQGGRCGFKEDSGFAVGCTRPSGLPRGAKYAVIIGGGVPGLLCLIGLICYGCRRMKLARQQRRIDSELAVPTFDRQLVFRANMGLDVSTIESYPKTVLGQSRRLPNPVDNMCSICLSDYQSQETLKSIPECNHYFHANCIDEWLKLNGTCPLCRNSPDAPSSTPTPTSSLPALDNQ comes from the exons ATGGCAAAAGCAACACAACTCCTCCTCACAATCATATTCATAACCATAATCATCTCTCTCTTTACAAATCAAGCCGCGGCCCAATCCGCCGGTCCTTGCAAACCGGATTCATGCCACCCGACCCGCGGCCCCACAATCAGGTTCCCATTCCGGCTCGCCCGGCAGCCGGTCCGGTGCGGCTACCCGGGCTTTACCCTCCGATGCAACGCTCGGAACCAAACAATCCTCACCCTCCCTCGCGCGGGCGACTTCATCGTCCAGCACATCGACTACCAATCCTCGGCCATCTACGTAGGCGACCCGGGCTTCTGCCTCCCGGGCCGGGCCCTGAACTTCAGCGTTTCGGGCTCCCCGTACGACGCGACCTTCCTGAACCGGTTCGGCATCCTCAATTGCTCCGGGAGGTTGGAGGACAGCGCCGGGGCGGGGGGCTATTACATCGTGCTGCCTTGCGTGAGCACGGAAAATAGcacggtggtggtggtggccgACGACTTTCCGGCGGATATGGCGCCACCGAGTTGCCGGAGGGCCGGGAACGTGACTGTGCCGCCGTGGACCTTCTCGGAATTCTATTGGCGGCCGATAGGCCCGGAGGAGGTTTTCGAGCTGAGGTGGAGTAGGCCAGCATGCGGGAGGTGCGAGACCCAGGGCGGCCGATGCGGCTTTAAGGAGGATTCGGGGTTTGCAGTTGGATGCACCAGACCTTCCG GGCTTCCAAGAGGTGCGAAATATGCCGTTATAATTGGTGGCGGAGTACCAGGATTGTTATGTCTGATTGGACTAATATGTTATGGTTGTAGAAGGATGAAACTTGCTAGGCAGCAACGCCGGATAGACAGCGAGCTAGCGGTACCAACATTCGATCGACAATTAGTATTCCGGGCGAACATGGGGCTGGACGTATCCACCATAGAGTCGTACCCTAAGACCGTGCTAGGGCAAAGCCGTCGGCTCCCCAATCCGGTCGACAACATGTGTTCCATTTGTTTGTCTGATTATCAATCACAAGAGACTTTGAAAAGCATTCCAGAATGCAATCATTATTTTCATGCCAACTGCATAGACGAGTGGCTCAAGCTCAATGGCACATGCCCTTTGTGCAGAAACTCACCCGATGCCCCAAGTTCAACACCAACTCCTACTTCCTCATTGCCTGCATTAGATAATCAATGA